One window of Erinaceus europaeus chromosome 6, mEriEur2.1, whole genome shotgun sequence genomic DNA carries:
- the OPTN gene encoding optineurin isoform X5, with amino-acid sequence MSHQPLGCLTEKRDSPNETTGNGPPNLAHPNLDTFTPEELLQQMKELLTENHQLKEAMKLNNQAMKGRFEELSAWTEKQKEERLFFETQSRDAKERLLALSHENEQLKEQLGTLRGRAERSEQSFEESSVNPKVPKAEAEQELEQLRTQVARLQAEKADLLGIVSELQLKLSASGPAEDSFVEIRMAEGEEDVAIRELKTSPGPPRANSVDTSKSVEGIRNFLEFEELTVSQLLLCLREGNQKVERLELALKEANERISDFEKKASNHFEIETQTEGNTEKSEEKEIAPESVGSAVKVLNLQLTDLCKELQEAHTKLSEAELMKKRLQEKCQALERKNSATPSELNEKQELVYNNRKLELQVESMQSEIKMEQAKTEDEKSKLAALQLTYSMLLQEHNNTLKTMEELKRKELEKVDKTVLQELRGKLELAEKALAAKQLQMDEMKQTIARQEEGLETMEVLRAQMDVYCSDFHAERAAREKIHEEKEQLALQLAILLKDSETYEDGSRGRGPGLATATATEYSHLHLPQVL; translated from the exons ATGTCCCATCAACCACTTGGCTGCCTGACCGAAAAGAGGGATAGCCCAAATGAGACCACCGGAAATGGACCCCCCAACCTGGCGCACCCCAACCTGGACACCTTCACCCCTGAGGAGCTGCTGCAACAGATGAAAGAGCTCCTGACAGAGAACCATCAGCTGAAGG AAGCCATGAAACTTAATAATCAAGCCATGAAGGGACGGTTTGAGGAGCTGTCAGCCtggacagagaagcagaaggaagagCGTCTGTTCTTTGAGACCCAGAGCAGAGATGCCAAAGAGCGCCTGCTGGCCTTGAGTCACGAAAATGAACAGCTAAAGGAGCAGCTCGGAACACTGAGAGGGAGAGCGGAACGGTCAGAGCAGTCCTTCGAG GAGTCCTCTGTGAATCCCAAGGTCCCCAAGGCAGAAGCAGAGCAGGAACTGGAACAGCTGAGGACACAGGTGGCCAGGCTACAGGCTGAGAAGGCTGACCTGCTGGGCATTGTGTCTGAATTACAGCTCAAGCTCAGTGCCAGCGGCCCAGCAGAAGACTCCTTTGTTGAGATCAGGATGGCT gaaggagaagaggatgtGGCAATAAGAGAACTCAAGACAAGTCCTGGGCCCCCAAGAGCTAATTCTGTTGACAC GAGTAAATCTGTGGAAGGTATCAGGAATTTTTTGGAATTTGAGGAACTGACTGTGAGCCAGCTCCTGCTCTGCCTGAGGGAAGGAAACCAGAAGGTGGAAAGACTTGAACTTGCACTCAAGGAAGCCAATGAAAG gattTCAGATTTTGAAAAGAAAGCCAGCAATCATTTTGAAATTGAAACCCAAACAGAAGGAAATACAGAGAAatcagaagaaaaggaaatagccCCAGAAAGT GTTGGAAGTGCAGTCAAGGTGTTGAACCTTCAGTTGACAGACCTGTGTAAGGAGCTGCAGGAGGCTCACACAAAACTCAGTGAAGCTGAGCTAATGAAGAAGAGACTTCAGGAAAA ATGCCAGGCTCTTGAGAGGAAAAATTCTGCAACCCCATCAGAACTGAATGAAAAGCAAGAGCTTGTGTATAATAACAGAAAACTTGAGCTTCAAGTGGAAAGCATgcaatcagaaatcaagatggagcaAGCTAAAACCGAAGATGAAAA GTCCAAACTGGCCGCTCTACAGTTGACATACAGTATGCTTCTTCAAGAACACAACAATACATTGAAAACAATGGAGGAGCTTAAAAGGAAAGAG TTAGAAAAGGTGGACAAGACGGTACTGCAGGAGCTCCGAGGAAAGCTGGAGCTGGCAGAGAAGGCCCTGGCTGCCAAGCAACTGCAGATGGATGAGATGAAGCAAACCATCGCCCGGCAGGAGGAGGGCCTGGAAACCATGGAGGTCCTGCGCGCTCAG ATGGATGTTTACTGTTCTGACTTCCATGCTGAGAGAGCTGCAAGAGAGAAGATTCATGAAGAAAAGGAGCAGCTGGCACTACAGCTGGCAATTCTGCTGAAAGACAGTGAAACATATGAAGATGGAAGCAG GGGCCGAGGACCAGGGCtggccacagccacagccacagagTATTCCCATCTACACTTGCCCCAAGTGCTGTGA
- the OPTN gene encoding optineurin isoform X4: MSHQPLGCLTEKRDSPNETTGNGPPNLAHPNLDTFTPEELLQQMKELLTENHQLKEAMKLNNQAMKGRFEELSAWTEKQKEERLFFETQSRDAKERLLALSHENEQLKEQLGTLRGRAERSEQSFEESSVNPKVPKAEAEQELEQLRTQVARLQAEKADLLGIVSELQLKLSASGPAEDSFVEIRMAEGEEDVAIRELKTSPGPPRANSVDTSKSVEGIRNFLEFEELTVSQLLLCLREGNQKVERLELALKEANERISDFEKKASNHFEIETQTEGNTEKSEEKEIAPESVGSAVKVLNLQLTDLCKELQEAHTKLSEAELMKKRLQEKCQALERKNSATPSELNEKQELVYNNRKLELQVESMQSEIKMEQAKTEDEKSKLAALQLTYSMLLQEHNNTLKTMEELKRKELEKVDKTVLQELRGKLELAEKALAAKQLQMDEMKQTIARQEEGLETMEVLRAQMDVYCSDFHAERAAREKIHEEKEQLALQLAILLKDSETYEDGSRQSLMEMQSRHRARASDSDQQADLVPRAFYKHAAILRRCLSSFGSHSS, translated from the exons ATGTCCCATCAACCACTTGGCTGCCTGACCGAAAAGAGGGATAGCCCAAATGAGACCACCGGAAATGGACCCCCCAACCTGGCGCACCCCAACCTGGACACCTTCACCCCTGAGGAGCTGCTGCAACAGATGAAAGAGCTCCTGACAGAGAACCATCAGCTGAAGG AAGCCATGAAACTTAATAATCAAGCCATGAAGGGACGGTTTGAGGAGCTGTCAGCCtggacagagaagcagaaggaagagCGTCTGTTCTTTGAGACCCAGAGCAGAGATGCCAAAGAGCGCCTGCTGGCCTTGAGTCACGAAAATGAACAGCTAAAGGAGCAGCTCGGAACACTGAGAGGGAGAGCGGAACGGTCAGAGCAGTCCTTCGAG GAGTCCTCTGTGAATCCCAAGGTCCCCAAGGCAGAAGCAGAGCAGGAACTGGAACAGCTGAGGACACAGGTGGCCAGGCTACAGGCTGAGAAGGCTGACCTGCTGGGCATTGTGTCTGAATTACAGCTCAAGCTCAGTGCCAGCGGCCCAGCAGAAGACTCCTTTGTTGAGATCAGGATGGCT gaaggagaagaggatgtGGCAATAAGAGAACTCAAGACAAGTCCTGGGCCCCCAAGAGCTAATTCTGTTGACAC GAGTAAATCTGTGGAAGGTATCAGGAATTTTTTGGAATTTGAGGAACTGACTGTGAGCCAGCTCCTGCTCTGCCTGAGGGAAGGAAACCAGAAGGTGGAAAGACTTGAACTTGCACTCAAGGAAGCCAATGAAAG gattTCAGATTTTGAAAAGAAAGCCAGCAATCATTTTGAAATTGAAACCCAAACAGAAGGAAATACAGAGAAatcagaagaaaaggaaatagccCCAGAAAGT GTTGGAAGTGCAGTCAAGGTGTTGAACCTTCAGTTGACAGACCTGTGTAAGGAGCTGCAGGAGGCTCACACAAAACTCAGTGAAGCTGAGCTAATGAAGAAGAGACTTCAGGAAAA ATGCCAGGCTCTTGAGAGGAAAAATTCTGCAACCCCATCAGAACTGAATGAAAAGCAAGAGCTTGTGTATAATAACAGAAAACTTGAGCTTCAAGTGGAAAGCATgcaatcagaaatcaagatggagcaAGCTAAAACCGAAGATGAAAA GTCCAAACTGGCCGCTCTACAGTTGACATACAGTATGCTTCTTCAAGAACACAACAATACATTGAAAACAATGGAGGAGCTTAAAAGGAAAGAG TTAGAAAAGGTGGACAAGACGGTACTGCAGGAGCTCCGAGGAAAGCTGGAGCTGGCAGAGAAGGCCCTGGCTGCCAAGCAACTGCAGATGGATGAGATGAAGCAAACCATCGCCCGGCAGGAGGAGGGCCTGGAAACCATGGAGGTCCTGCGCGCTCAG ATGGATGTTTACTGTTCTGACTTCCATGCTGAGAGAGCTGCAAGAGAGAAGATTCATGAAGAAAAGGAGCAGCTGGCACTACAGCTGGCAATTCTGCTGAAAGACAGTGAAACATATGAAGATGGAAGCAG GCAGTCCCTGATGGAAATGCAGAGCCGGCATAGGGCAAGAGCCAGCGACTCTGACCAGCAAGCTGACCTGGTCCCGAGAG CTTTCTATAAACATGCTGCCATCCTCAGGAGGTGTCTGTCAAGTTTTGGATCCCATTCCTCTTGA
- the OPTN gene encoding optineurin isoform X6 has protein sequence MSHQPLGCLTEKRDSPNETTGNGPPNLAHPNLDTFTPEELLQQMKELLTENHQLKEAMKLNNQAMKGRFEELSAWTEKQKEERLFFETQSRDAKERLLALSHENEQLKEQLGTLRGRAERSEQSFEEGEEDVAIRELKTSPGPPRANSVDTSKSVEGIRNFLEFEELTVSQLLLCLREGNQKVERLELALKEANERISDFEKKASNHFEIETQTEGNTEKSEEKEIAPESVGSAVKVLNLQLTDLCKELQEAHTKLSEAELMKKRLQEKCQALERKNSATPSELNEKQELVYNNRKLELQVESMQSEIKMEQAKTEDEKSKLAALQLTYSMLLQEHNNTLKTMEELKRKELEKVDKTVLQELRGKLELAEKALAAKQLQMDEMKQTIARQEEGLETMEVLRAQMDVYCSDFHAERAAREKIHEEKEQLALQLAILLKDSETYEDGSSRQSLMEMQSRHRARASDSDQQADLVPRGAEDQGWPQPQPQSIPIYTCPKCCEVLPDIDTLQIHVMDCII, from the exons ATGTCCCATCAACCACTTGGCTGCCTGACCGAAAAGAGGGATAGCCCAAATGAGACCACCGGAAATGGACCCCCCAACCTGGCGCACCCCAACCTGGACACCTTCACCCCTGAGGAGCTGCTGCAACAGATGAAAGAGCTCCTGACAGAGAACCATCAGCTGAAGG AAGCCATGAAACTTAATAATCAAGCCATGAAGGGACGGTTTGAGGAGCTGTCAGCCtggacagagaagcagaaggaagagCGTCTGTTCTTTGAGACCCAGAGCAGAGATGCCAAAGAGCGCCTGCTGGCCTTGAGTCACGAAAATGAACAGCTAAAGGAGCAGCTCGGAACACTGAGAGGGAGAGCGGAACGGTCAGAGCAGTCCTTCGAG gaaggagaagaggatgtGGCAATAAGAGAACTCAAGACAAGTCCTGGGCCCCCAAGAGCTAATTCTGTTGACAC GAGTAAATCTGTGGAAGGTATCAGGAATTTTTTGGAATTTGAGGAACTGACTGTGAGCCAGCTCCTGCTCTGCCTGAGGGAAGGAAACCAGAAGGTGGAAAGACTTGAACTTGCACTCAAGGAAGCCAATGAAAG gattTCAGATTTTGAAAAGAAAGCCAGCAATCATTTTGAAATTGAAACCCAAACAGAAGGAAATACAGAGAAatcagaagaaaaggaaatagccCCAGAAAGT GTTGGAAGTGCAGTCAAGGTGTTGAACCTTCAGTTGACAGACCTGTGTAAGGAGCTGCAGGAGGCTCACACAAAACTCAGTGAAGCTGAGCTAATGAAGAAGAGACTTCAGGAAAA ATGCCAGGCTCTTGAGAGGAAAAATTCTGCAACCCCATCAGAACTGAATGAAAAGCAAGAGCTTGTGTATAATAACAGAAAACTTGAGCTTCAAGTGGAAAGCATgcaatcagaaatcaagatggagcaAGCTAAAACCGAAGATGAAAA GTCCAAACTGGCCGCTCTACAGTTGACATACAGTATGCTTCTTCAAGAACACAACAATACATTGAAAACAATGGAGGAGCTTAAAAGGAAAGAG TTAGAAAAGGTGGACAAGACGGTACTGCAGGAGCTCCGAGGAAAGCTGGAGCTGGCAGAGAAGGCCCTGGCTGCCAAGCAACTGCAGATGGATGAGATGAAGCAAACCATCGCCCGGCAGGAGGAGGGCCTGGAAACCATGGAGGTCCTGCGCGCTCAG ATGGATGTTTACTGTTCTGACTTCCATGCTGAGAGAGCTGCAAGAGAGAAGATTCATGAAGAAAAGGAGCAGCTGGCACTACAGCTGGCAATTCTGCTGAAAGACAGTGAAACATATGAAGATGGAAGCAG CAGGCAGTCCCTGATGGAAATGCAGAGCCGGCATAGGGCAAGAGCCAGCGACTCTGACCAGCAAGCTGACCTGGTCCCGAGAG GGGCCGAGGACCAGGGCtggccacagccacagccacagagTATTCCCATCTACACTTGCCCCAAGTGCTGTGAGGTCCTGCCTGACATCGACACCTTGCAGATCCACGTCATGGACTGCATCATTTAA
- the OPTN gene encoding optineurin isoform X2, with protein sequence MSHQPLGCLTEKRDSPNETTGNGPPNLAHPNLDTFTPEELLQQMKELLTENHQLKEAMKLNNQAMKGRFEELSAWTEKQKEERLFFETQSRDAKERLLALSHENEQLKEQLGTLRGRAERSEQSFEESSVNPKVPKAEAEQELEQLRTQVARLQAEKADLLGIVSELQLKLSASGPAEDSFVEIRMAEGEEDVAIRELKTSPGPPRANSVDTSKSVEGIRNFLEFEELTVSQLLLCLREGNQKVERLELALKEANERISDFEKKASNHFEIETQTEGNTEKSEEKEIAPESVGSAVKVLNLQLTDLCKELQEAHTKLSEAELMKKRLQEKCQALERKNSATPSELNEKQELVYNNRKLELQVESMQSEIKMEQAKTEDEKSKLAALQLTYSMLLQEHNNTLKTMEELKRKELEKVDKTVLQELRGKLELAEKALAAKQLQMDEMKQTIARQEEGLETMEVLRAQMDVYCSDFHAERAAREKIHEEKEQLALQLAILLKDSETYEDGSRQSLMEMQSRHRARASDSDQQADLVPRGAEDQGWPQPQPQSIPIYTCPKCCEVLPDIDTLQIHVMDCII encoded by the exons ATGTCCCATCAACCACTTGGCTGCCTGACCGAAAAGAGGGATAGCCCAAATGAGACCACCGGAAATGGACCCCCCAACCTGGCGCACCCCAACCTGGACACCTTCACCCCTGAGGAGCTGCTGCAACAGATGAAAGAGCTCCTGACAGAGAACCATCAGCTGAAGG AAGCCATGAAACTTAATAATCAAGCCATGAAGGGACGGTTTGAGGAGCTGTCAGCCtggacagagaagcagaaggaagagCGTCTGTTCTTTGAGACCCAGAGCAGAGATGCCAAAGAGCGCCTGCTGGCCTTGAGTCACGAAAATGAACAGCTAAAGGAGCAGCTCGGAACACTGAGAGGGAGAGCGGAACGGTCAGAGCAGTCCTTCGAG GAGTCCTCTGTGAATCCCAAGGTCCCCAAGGCAGAAGCAGAGCAGGAACTGGAACAGCTGAGGACACAGGTGGCCAGGCTACAGGCTGAGAAGGCTGACCTGCTGGGCATTGTGTCTGAATTACAGCTCAAGCTCAGTGCCAGCGGCCCAGCAGAAGACTCCTTTGTTGAGATCAGGATGGCT gaaggagaagaggatgtGGCAATAAGAGAACTCAAGACAAGTCCTGGGCCCCCAAGAGCTAATTCTGTTGACAC GAGTAAATCTGTGGAAGGTATCAGGAATTTTTTGGAATTTGAGGAACTGACTGTGAGCCAGCTCCTGCTCTGCCTGAGGGAAGGAAACCAGAAGGTGGAAAGACTTGAACTTGCACTCAAGGAAGCCAATGAAAG gattTCAGATTTTGAAAAGAAAGCCAGCAATCATTTTGAAATTGAAACCCAAACAGAAGGAAATACAGAGAAatcagaagaaaaggaaatagccCCAGAAAGT GTTGGAAGTGCAGTCAAGGTGTTGAACCTTCAGTTGACAGACCTGTGTAAGGAGCTGCAGGAGGCTCACACAAAACTCAGTGAAGCTGAGCTAATGAAGAAGAGACTTCAGGAAAA ATGCCAGGCTCTTGAGAGGAAAAATTCTGCAACCCCATCAGAACTGAATGAAAAGCAAGAGCTTGTGTATAATAACAGAAAACTTGAGCTTCAAGTGGAAAGCATgcaatcagaaatcaagatggagcaAGCTAAAACCGAAGATGAAAA GTCCAAACTGGCCGCTCTACAGTTGACATACAGTATGCTTCTTCAAGAACACAACAATACATTGAAAACAATGGAGGAGCTTAAAAGGAAAGAG TTAGAAAAGGTGGACAAGACGGTACTGCAGGAGCTCCGAGGAAAGCTGGAGCTGGCAGAGAAGGCCCTGGCTGCCAAGCAACTGCAGATGGATGAGATGAAGCAAACCATCGCCCGGCAGGAGGAGGGCCTGGAAACCATGGAGGTCCTGCGCGCTCAG ATGGATGTTTACTGTTCTGACTTCCATGCTGAGAGAGCTGCAAGAGAGAAGATTCATGAAGAAAAGGAGCAGCTGGCACTACAGCTGGCAATTCTGCTGAAAGACAGTGAAACATATGAAGATGGAAGCAG GCAGTCCCTGATGGAAATGCAGAGCCGGCATAGGGCAAGAGCCAGCGACTCTGACCAGCAAGCTGACCTGGTCCCGAGAG GGGCCGAGGACCAGGGCtggccacagccacagccacagagTATTCCCATCTACACTTGCCCCAAGTGCTGTGAGGTCCTGCCTGACATCGACACCTTGCAGATCCACGTCATGGACTGCATCATTTAA
- the OPTN gene encoding optineurin isoform X3, producing the protein MSHQPLGCLTEKRDSPNETTGNGPPNLAHPNLDTFTPEELLQQMKELLTENHQLKEAMKLNNQAMKGRFEELSAWTEKQKEERLFFETQSRDAKERLLALSHENEQLKEQLGTLRGRAERSEQSFEESSVNPKVPKAEAEQELEQLRTQVARLQAEKADLLGIVSELQLKLSASGPAEDSFVEIRMAEGEEDVAIRELKTSPGPPRANSVDTSKSVEGIRNFLEFEELTVSQLLLCLREGNQKVERLELALKEANERISDFEKKASNHFEIETQTEGNTEKSEEKEIAPESVGSAVKVLNLQLTDLCKELQEAHTKLSEAELMKKRLQEKCQALERKNSATPSELNEKQELVYNNRKLELQVESMQSEIKMEQAKTEDEKSKLAALQLTYSMLLQEHNNTLKTMEELKRKELEKVDKTVLQELRGKLELAEKALAAKQLQMDEMKQTIARQEEGLETMEVLRAQMDVYCSDFHAERAAREKIHEEKEQLALQLAILLKDSETYEDGSSRQSLMEMQSRHRARASDSDQQADLVPRAFYKHAAILRRCLSSFGSHSS; encoded by the exons ATGTCCCATCAACCACTTGGCTGCCTGACCGAAAAGAGGGATAGCCCAAATGAGACCACCGGAAATGGACCCCCCAACCTGGCGCACCCCAACCTGGACACCTTCACCCCTGAGGAGCTGCTGCAACAGATGAAAGAGCTCCTGACAGAGAACCATCAGCTGAAGG AAGCCATGAAACTTAATAATCAAGCCATGAAGGGACGGTTTGAGGAGCTGTCAGCCtggacagagaagcagaaggaagagCGTCTGTTCTTTGAGACCCAGAGCAGAGATGCCAAAGAGCGCCTGCTGGCCTTGAGTCACGAAAATGAACAGCTAAAGGAGCAGCTCGGAACACTGAGAGGGAGAGCGGAACGGTCAGAGCAGTCCTTCGAG GAGTCCTCTGTGAATCCCAAGGTCCCCAAGGCAGAAGCAGAGCAGGAACTGGAACAGCTGAGGACACAGGTGGCCAGGCTACAGGCTGAGAAGGCTGACCTGCTGGGCATTGTGTCTGAATTACAGCTCAAGCTCAGTGCCAGCGGCCCAGCAGAAGACTCCTTTGTTGAGATCAGGATGGCT gaaggagaagaggatgtGGCAATAAGAGAACTCAAGACAAGTCCTGGGCCCCCAAGAGCTAATTCTGTTGACAC GAGTAAATCTGTGGAAGGTATCAGGAATTTTTTGGAATTTGAGGAACTGACTGTGAGCCAGCTCCTGCTCTGCCTGAGGGAAGGAAACCAGAAGGTGGAAAGACTTGAACTTGCACTCAAGGAAGCCAATGAAAG gattTCAGATTTTGAAAAGAAAGCCAGCAATCATTTTGAAATTGAAACCCAAACAGAAGGAAATACAGAGAAatcagaagaaaaggaaatagccCCAGAAAGT GTTGGAAGTGCAGTCAAGGTGTTGAACCTTCAGTTGACAGACCTGTGTAAGGAGCTGCAGGAGGCTCACACAAAACTCAGTGAAGCTGAGCTAATGAAGAAGAGACTTCAGGAAAA ATGCCAGGCTCTTGAGAGGAAAAATTCTGCAACCCCATCAGAACTGAATGAAAAGCAAGAGCTTGTGTATAATAACAGAAAACTTGAGCTTCAAGTGGAAAGCATgcaatcagaaatcaagatggagcaAGCTAAAACCGAAGATGAAAA GTCCAAACTGGCCGCTCTACAGTTGACATACAGTATGCTTCTTCAAGAACACAACAATACATTGAAAACAATGGAGGAGCTTAAAAGGAAAGAG TTAGAAAAGGTGGACAAGACGGTACTGCAGGAGCTCCGAGGAAAGCTGGAGCTGGCAGAGAAGGCCCTGGCTGCCAAGCAACTGCAGATGGATGAGATGAAGCAAACCATCGCCCGGCAGGAGGAGGGCCTGGAAACCATGGAGGTCCTGCGCGCTCAG ATGGATGTTTACTGTTCTGACTTCCATGCTGAGAGAGCTGCAAGAGAGAAGATTCATGAAGAAAAGGAGCAGCTGGCACTACAGCTGGCAATTCTGCTGAAAGACAGTGAAACATATGAAGATGGAAGCAG CAGGCAGTCCCTGATGGAAATGCAGAGCCGGCATAGGGCAAGAGCCAGCGACTCTGACCAGCAAGCTGACCTGGTCCCGAGAG CTTTCTATAAACATGCTGCCATCCTCAGGAGGTGTCTGTCAAGTTTTGGATCCCATTCCTCTTGA
- the OPTN gene encoding optineurin isoform X1 — protein sequence MSHQPLGCLTEKRDSPNETTGNGPPNLAHPNLDTFTPEELLQQMKELLTENHQLKEAMKLNNQAMKGRFEELSAWTEKQKEERLFFETQSRDAKERLLALSHENEQLKEQLGTLRGRAERSEQSFEESSVNPKVPKAEAEQELEQLRTQVARLQAEKADLLGIVSELQLKLSASGPAEDSFVEIRMAEGEEDVAIRELKTSPGPPRANSVDTSKSVEGIRNFLEFEELTVSQLLLCLREGNQKVERLELALKEANERISDFEKKASNHFEIETQTEGNTEKSEEKEIAPESVGSAVKVLNLQLTDLCKELQEAHTKLSEAELMKKRLQEKCQALERKNSATPSELNEKQELVYNNRKLELQVESMQSEIKMEQAKTEDEKSKLAALQLTYSMLLQEHNNTLKTMEELKRKELEKVDKTVLQELRGKLELAEKALAAKQLQMDEMKQTIARQEEGLETMEVLRAQMDVYCSDFHAERAAREKIHEEKEQLALQLAILLKDSETYEDGSSRQSLMEMQSRHRARASDSDQQADLVPRGAEDQGWPQPQPQSIPIYTCPKCCEVLPDIDTLQIHVMDCII from the exons ATGTCCCATCAACCACTTGGCTGCCTGACCGAAAAGAGGGATAGCCCAAATGAGACCACCGGAAATGGACCCCCCAACCTGGCGCACCCCAACCTGGACACCTTCACCCCTGAGGAGCTGCTGCAACAGATGAAAGAGCTCCTGACAGAGAACCATCAGCTGAAGG AAGCCATGAAACTTAATAATCAAGCCATGAAGGGACGGTTTGAGGAGCTGTCAGCCtggacagagaagcagaaggaagagCGTCTGTTCTTTGAGACCCAGAGCAGAGATGCCAAAGAGCGCCTGCTGGCCTTGAGTCACGAAAATGAACAGCTAAAGGAGCAGCTCGGAACACTGAGAGGGAGAGCGGAACGGTCAGAGCAGTCCTTCGAG GAGTCCTCTGTGAATCCCAAGGTCCCCAAGGCAGAAGCAGAGCAGGAACTGGAACAGCTGAGGACACAGGTGGCCAGGCTACAGGCTGAGAAGGCTGACCTGCTGGGCATTGTGTCTGAATTACAGCTCAAGCTCAGTGCCAGCGGCCCAGCAGAAGACTCCTTTGTTGAGATCAGGATGGCT gaaggagaagaggatgtGGCAATAAGAGAACTCAAGACAAGTCCTGGGCCCCCAAGAGCTAATTCTGTTGACAC GAGTAAATCTGTGGAAGGTATCAGGAATTTTTTGGAATTTGAGGAACTGACTGTGAGCCAGCTCCTGCTCTGCCTGAGGGAAGGAAACCAGAAGGTGGAAAGACTTGAACTTGCACTCAAGGAAGCCAATGAAAG gattTCAGATTTTGAAAAGAAAGCCAGCAATCATTTTGAAATTGAAACCCAAACAGAAGGAAATACAGAGAAatcagaagaaaaggaaatagccCCAGAAAGT GTTGGAAGTGCAGTCAAGGTGTTGAACCTTCAGTTGACAGACCTGTGTAAGGAGCTGCAGGAGGCTCACACAAAACTCAGTGAAGCTGAGCTAATGAAGAAGAGACTTCAGGAAAA ATGCCAGGCTCTTGAGAGGAAAAATTCTGCAACCCCATCAGAACTGAATGAAAAGCAAGAGCTTGTGTATAATAACAGAAAACTTGAGCTTCAAGTGGAAAGCATgcaatcagaaatcaagatggagcaAGCTAAAACCGAAGATGAAAA GTCCAAACTGGCCGCTCTACAGTTGACATACAGTATGCTTCTTCAAGAACACAACAATACATTGAAAACAATGGAGGAGCTTAAAAGGAAAGAG TTAGAAAAGGTGGACAAGACGGTACTGCAGGAGCTCCGAGGAAAGCTGGAGCTGGCAGAGAAGGCCCTGGCTGCCAAGCAACTGCAGATGGATGAGATGAAGCAAACCATCGCCCGGCAGGAGGAGGGCCTGGAAACCATGGAGGTCCTGCGCGCTCAG ATGGATGTTTACTGTTCTGACTTCCATGCTGAGAGAGCTGCAAGAGAGAAGATTCATGAAGAAAAGGAGCAGCTGGCACTACAGCTGGCAATTCTGCTGAAAGACAGTGAAACATATGAAGATGGAAGCAG CAGGCAGTCCCTGATGGAAATGCAGAGCCGGCATAGGGCAAGAGCCAGCGACTCTGACCAGCAAGCTGACCTGGTCCCGAGAG GGGCCGAGGACCAGGGCtggccacagccacagccacagagTATTCCCATCTACACTTGCCCCAAGTGCTGTGAGGTCCTGCCTGACATCGACACCTTGCAGATCCACGTCATGGACTGCATCATTTAA